A region from the Candidatus Electrothrix scaldis genome encodes:
- a CDS encoding nuclease-related domain-containing protein yields the protein MIGIFKGWIGEVITNLQSRLFLDKKEYHLIKNVTIPTEDGTTQIDHVIVSRFGVFVVETKNMKGWIFGGERQKTWTQQIYKHRNKFQNPLHQNYKHTKELEKLLNINPSVLFSVVMFVGDCEFKTPMPENVTIPGKYIDFVKSKKEELLTQEEAERIIHAIESGRLKPSFKTHREHVRNLKKIHEK from the coding sequence ATGATAGGAATCTTCAAGGGATGGATTGGAGAGGTTATCACCAACCTGCAAAGCAGATTGTTTTTAGACAAGAAAGAGTACCATCTGATAAAAAATGTAACAATTCCGACCGAGGACGGCACAACACAGATTGACCACGTCATTGTTTCCAGATTTGGAGTATTCGTTGTTGAGACAAAGAATATGAAAGGCTGGATCTTCGGAGGGGAACGACAAAAAACTTGGACGCAGCAAATCTACAAACACAGAAATAAATTTCAAAACCCGCTACATCAAAACTACAAACACACAAAGGAACTCGAAAAACTCCTCAATATCAACCCGTCAGTCCTCTTCTCTGTCGTTATGTTCGTTGGTGATTGTGAATTCAAAACACCAATGCCGGAAAACGTTACAATACCCGGAAAATATATAGATTTTGTAAAATCGAAGAAAGAAGAGCTGCTCACACAAGAAGAGGCTGAGCGCATCATACATGCGATAGAGAGCGGAAGGCTGAAGCCATCATTCAAGACACACCGAGAGCATGTGAGAAATCTTAAGAAAATTCACGAAAAATAA
- a CDS encoding helix-turn-helix domain-containing protein has protein sequence MFEDIWERIKKETDIQQLKDLADVVGTAQQSVSRKRKEDKFPIEWAYIVGKQYNLSTDWIIEGKGPKKRDGQIKRIEVDNNYLSLVVTWFKDITLQDPRKKTWFEIQFEKAFPEFKDWLEIREEEREQKVA, from the coding sequence ATGTTTGAAGATATCTGGGAAAGGATAAAAAAAGAAACAGATATTCAACAACTAAAGGATTTAGCAGATGTTGTTGGAACTGCTCAGCAGAGCGTATCTAGAAAAAGAAAAGAAGACAAATTTCCTATAGAGTGGGCTTACATAGTAGGGAAGCAATACAACCTATCAACCGATTGGATTATTGAAGGAAAAGGACCAAAGAAAAGAGATGGTCAGATAAAACGGATAGAAGTTGATAATAATTATTTATCGTTAGTGGTAACTTGGTTCAAAGATATAACCCTGCAAGACCCCAGAAAAAAGACTTGGTTTGAAATACAATTCGAAAAGGCTTTCCCGGAATTTAAGGACTGGCTAGAAATCAGAGAAGAGGAAAGAGAACAAAAGGTCGCGTAA
- a CDS encoding TraX family protein, with the protein MTRKDLACLLMLIDHIGAVFFPDVVLLRIVGRLALPLFAYQVALGIRHTSDTGRYFLRLFGFALLAQPFFMLLFHTTQLNILFSFSLFVLLVHLYLGEKWLLFVLIFFSFPLLEKAYGFEYGYYAFALVPVFCVSVEGPDPSLAIFLFALLNLTWVLGGFLPPLQIFSLASLPLIYIEVKHVDFKLGKYFYYFFYPIHLAVLLGWRYVFAI; encoded by the coding sequence GTGACACGTAAAGACCTTGCCTGCCTTCTTATGCTGATCGATCATATCGGGGCTGTATTCTTCCCTGATGTTGTTCTGCTCCGCATTGTGGGCAGGCTGGCCTTGCCATTGTTCGCTTATCAGGTCGCCCTGGGCATTCGTCATACCTCAGACACAGGCCGGTATTTCCTCCGGCTGTTTGGGTTCGCTTTGCTTGCTCAGCCTTTTTTCATGCTGCTTTTCCACACAACCCAGCTTAATATTCTGTTTTCCTTCTCCCTTTTTGTCTTGCTTGTTCATCTTTACCTTGGGGAAAAATGGTTGTTATTCGTTCTGATTTTCTTCTCCTTCCCCCTTTTGGAAAAGGCCTATGGTTTTGAATACGGCTATTACGCTTTTGCTTTGGTTCCTGTGTTCTGTGTTTCTGTTGAAGGTCCTGATCCTTCTTTGGCCATTTTTCTCTTCGCTCTTCTGAATCTTACCTGGGTTTTAGGTGGTTTTCTTCCACCTCTTCAAATTTTCAGCCTAGCATCTTTGCCTCTTATTTATATCGAGGTTAAACATGTTGATTTTAAACTAGGTAAATATTTTTATTACTTTTTTTATCCAATTCATTTAGCCGTTTTGCTTGGGTGGCGTTATGTTTTTGCTATATAA
- a CDS encoding zonular occludens toxin domain-containing protein translates to MSVELLWSYTGGGKSMYAMTRAQEHLFEGGIVGLNFHLEEDWAFIMALSHPDVIKGTLDYEDCVKSLLDRCFYIGQVHTCYELAEKYKDRCVGYAAKRFERKILIVIDEAGLYLNTRDYRKNFPWVEFFTQHRKLGLDIILIAHHIRFIDNQAQHLISYTTRVVNLHEELRIPGTRVRWPWVFFIYVSRPRTGGRSHISFSRFSWSIAELYDTFAVFAFDKLSGILETQGSFYKSTLKVYEKNIPKAESPFAVKQGKRDWLDFLTDKKTQQTDTADPACCGGLCPADVAA, encoded by the coding sequence ATGTCTGTTGAATTATTGTGGTCTTATACTGGCGGTGGAAAATCAATGTATGCAATGACTCGTGCCCAAGAACACCTTTTTGAGGGTGGAATTGTCGGTTTAAATTTTCACCTTGAAGAAGACTGGGCTTTTATCATGGCTTTGAGTCATCCTGATGTTATAAAGGGTACTCTTGATTACGAAGATTGCGTTAAAAGTCTCCTTGATCGTTGCTTTTATATTGGCCAGGTTCATACTTGCTATGAGTTGGCCGAAAAATATAAGGATCGCTGTGTAGGTTATGCTGCTAAGCGATTTGAGCGCAAAATTCTCATTGTTATCGATGAGGCTGGTTTGTATCTCAATACCCGCGATTATCGTAAAAATTTTCCTTGGGTAGAGTTTTTTACGCAGCACAGAAAGCTCGGTCTTGATATCATACTTATTGCTCACCATATCCGTTTTATTGATAACCAGGCTCAGCACCTTATTTCTTACACTACCCGTGTTGTCAATCTACATGAAGAGCTGAGGATACCCGGAACTCGTGTGCGCTGGCCATGGGTCTTTTTTATTTATGTCTCCCGGCCTCGTACTGGTGGCCGTTCCCATATTTCCTTTTCCCGCTTCTCCTGGTCTATAGCTGAATTGTATGACACCTTCGCTGTTTTTGCTTTTGATAAGCTCTCCGGTATCTTGGAAACCCAGGGGTCTTTTTATAAGTCGACCCTTAAAGTTTATGAGAAGAACATACCAAAGGCAGAGTCACCCTTTGCGGTAAAGCAGGGTAAAAGGGACTGGCTTGATTTTCTCACTGATAAAAAGACGCAGCAGACGGACACAGCCGACCCAGCTTGCTGTGGTGGGCTGTGTCCGGCTGATGTGGCTGCTTGA
- a CDS encoding IS1380 family transposase gives MKSKQNKRSARVSPKKIQINKGAKGVTAQAGLIPAVKFLQKHNVGQLIQETLEHQRGATATYDAVDIIFLPLIAIIGGARSISNIATVWADSVLCRIAGWRLIPDETTFGRLFRTFSYRHINNLEVLNHRLRARMWRKGLRSGKSKVGAAHCLVVDVDSTEKTVYGSQQGAAKGFNPHKRGAKSYHPLLAFCAESKEILQGWLRCGNAYTSNGIVEFTKQLLAHLPNGTRILFRGDSGFFVGALLDLLDQYGHSYLIKVKLKGLVTLLSKQSWEPVPGQAGWEQCIFFHKCTTWSSTRLFVAVRREKPADPAKPATLFEMKEFDYFCYVVSEIADPWQVHKRYGQRATCETWIEEAKNQTALVHIKTEDFWANSVLFQTAILAYNTIRWMALLSGNAVLRRWEPGTIRTFLVRVAGKYTTGGRQQKLFVPERMLYSTQWDDWVAVGLY, from the coding sequence ATGAAGTCTAAACAGAATAAACGATCTGCCCGAGTCTCGCCCAAAAAAATACAAATTAATAAAGGAGCAAAAGGGGTTACAGCACAGGCAGGCTTGATTCCTGCCGTAAAGTTCCTGCAAAAACATAATGTTGGCCAGCTTATCCAGGAAACTTTAGAACATCAACGCGGAGCCACCGCCACTTATGATGCAGTTGATATAATATTTCTCCCTTTGATAGCTATTATCGGCGGAGCTCGTTCTATCAGCAATATTGCAACAGTCTGGGCAGATAGCGTACTTTGCCGGATAGCAGGATGGCGGTTAATCCCGGACGAAACAACCTTTGGCCGCCTTTTTCGAACATTCAGCTATCGTCATATCAATAACCTGGAAGTTCTTAATCATCGGTTGCGTGCTCGCATGTGGCGTAAGGGATTGCGATCCGGGAAAAGTAAAGTCGGTGCAGCCCACTGTCTGGTTGTTGATGTGGATTCCACAGAAAAGACGGTATACGGTTCTCAGCAAGGAGCGGCCAAAGGGTTTAATCCACATAAACGCGGTGCAAAATCGTATCATCCTCTGCTTGCATTTTGCGCTGAAAGCAAAGAGATATTGCAAGGGTGGCTTCGATGCGGCAATGCCTATACAAGTAATGGTATTGTCGAGTTTACCAAGCAACTTCTGGCACACCTTCCCAATGGAACCCGGATTTTGTTCAGGGGCGACAGCGGTTTTTTTGTTGGTGCCCTGCTTGATCTTTTGGATCAGTATGGTCATAGTTACCTGATCAAGGTTAAGCTCAAGGGGCTGGTCACCCTTCTGTCCAAACAATCCTGGGAGCCGGTCCCCGGGCAGGCCGGTTGGGAACAATGTATCTTTTTTCATAAATGTACGACCTGGTCTTCGACCCGACTCTTTGTTGCGGTCCGCAGAGAGAAACCGGCTGACCCGGCAAAACCAGCGACCCTGTTTGAGATGAAGGAGTTCGATTACTTCTGTTATGTGGTCAGTGAGATTGCTGATCCATGGCAGGTCCACAAACGATACGGCCAACGAGCAACTTGTGAAACCTGGATTGAGGAAGCAAAAAACCAGACTGCGTTGGTACATATCAAGACAGAAGATTTCTGGGCAAATAGTGTGTTGTTTCAAACTGCTATTCTGGCATACAACACGATACGATGGATGGCTTTATTGAGCGGTAATGCTGTATTACGTCGCTGGGAGCCAGGTACAATTCGTACATTTCTCGTTCGGGTGGCTGGGAAGTATACTACTGGTGGACGGCAGCAAAAGCTATTTGTTCCCGAACGAATGCTGTATTCCACTCAGTGGGATGACTGGGTGGCGGTGGGGCTGTACTGA
- a CDS encoding site-specific integrase: protein MPYYDKRRGKWTAQVRINGKKIQSQHDSEEEAEIWEEKKLKEMGLESNRQTATVSLFELATKYLDYAESKFTRKTYNEKKLAFRMLLKAVDPYMDADLLHKGEVLVHLAQQAKQRSGYSANKDRKNLVAAWNWACEYIPGFYYPNPFLVEQFPEERSTRYVPPEEDFWKVYKVVESEQDKLMLLCYLHLAARKSEIFMLRKEDVDLERQRVRLATRKRKDGSQHYDWLPMTDRLFRKFYQFLPTVTGEYVFINPATVLPYASRQKWVPRLCRKAGVKEFGLHGIRHLSASILVTNKVSLLDVQTILRHKNLTTTQRYVHRLEDVRPAVKVFK from the coding sequence ATGCCGTATTACGACAAGCGGAGAGGCAAATGGACAGCACAGGTCAGGATCAACGGAAAGAAAATTCAAAGCCAACACGACAGCGAAGAAGAAGCCGAGATCTGGGAAGAGAAAAAGTTGAAGGAAATGGGCCTGGAGAGCAACCGACAGACAGCCACGGTCTCCTTGTTTGAGCTGGCCACAAAGTATCTGGACTACGCAGAATCCAAGTTTACCCGCAAGACCTATAATGAGAAAAAACTGGCCTTCCGCATGCTGCTGAAAGCTGTTGACCCGTATATGGATGCGGACTTGCTGCATAAAGGGGAAGTCCTGGTTCATCTGGCCCAGCAGGCAAAGCAACGCTCCGGCTACTCAGCCAACAAGGACCGCAAGAACCTTGTGGCGGCCTGGAACTGGGCTTGTGAGTACATCCCCGGCTTTTACTATCCAAACCCCTTTCTTGTCGAGCAGTTCCCTGAGGAACGCTCTACCCGTTACGTGCCCCCGGAAGAGGATTTCTGGAAGGTCTACAAGGTGGTCGAATCAGAGCAAGACAAACTCATGCTCCTCTGTTATTTGCATCTCGCGGCCAGGAAGTCAGAAATTTTTATGCTGCGAAAAGAAGATGTTGACCTGGAGCGGCAACGGGTCCGGCTGGCTACTCGGAAAAGAAAGGATGGCTCCCAGCATTACGACTGGTTGCCCATGACGGATCGGCTGTTCAGGAAGTTTTACCAGTTCCTCCCTACGGTCACCGGGGAATATGTGTTCATTAACCCGGCTACCGTCCTGCCCTATGCATCACGTCAAAAATGGGTGCCGCGTCTCTGTCGGAAGGCCGGGGTCAAAGAGTTCGGCTTGCATGGCATCCGCCACCTCTCGGCCTCTATCCTGGTCACAAACAAGGTCTCATTACTGGATGTTCAGACTATCCTGAGGCACAAAAATTTGACCACGACACAGCGCTATGTTCATCGCTTAGAGGACGTGCGGCCAGCGGTAAAAGTGTTTAAGTAG
- the malQ gene encoding 4-alpha-glucanotransferase: MDTSAPSESLLPSVSQGNGFFSDSRASGVLLHISSLPSPFGVGDLGSGAFAFVDFLARSGQQYWQVLPLSPTNEIFANSPYMSSSAFAGNPLFISPELLSQDGLLRATDFPEQTFSEYLVDFPIVTAWKSDILHKAWKNFQLRHSSAEQDKFFAALQEKYIWLREYSLFMALKERYGQQGWWQWPEEIRHCQPEALDTAEVELLETVRYYQFEQHLFYSQWDRLHAYAQKKGIQLIGDLPIYVGLDSTDVWAHQQIFTLSSETGLPTHVAGVPPDYFSETGQLWGNPLYRWESSGAVHEELFTWWKQRLQATLSTVDLVRVDHFRGFEAYWSVPAKEKTALAGSWKTGPGIAFFEEMKKQLGDLPIIAEDLGVITPAVEKLRDDLGFPGMKILLFAFDGKSDNVYLPHNMSQNCVVYTGTHDNDTTVGWYLSGEVEERAKELARLYANCHHYVDASHFHKQMIYLAQSSVAALCILPMQDVLGFGNDCRMNKPGTACDNWLWRCSPRFITYELASELRNTTALFGRLREKRREDKK; the protein is encoded by the coding sequence ATGGATACCTCTGCACCTTCGGAGTCCCTTTTGCCTTCTGTTTCTCAAGGAAACGGTTTTTTTTCAGATAGTAGAGCCTCTGGTGTTCTTCTGCATATCTCTTCTCTGCCAAGTCCTTTTGGTGTTGGTGACCTCGGTTCGGGTGCTTTTGCTTTTGTTGATTTTCTTGCTCGGAGCGGACAGCAGTACTGGCAAGTTTTACCTCTCAGTCCAACAAATGAGATTTTTGCTAACTCCCCCTATATGAGTAGTTCTGCTTTTGCGGGCAACCCGCTGTTCATCAGCCCGGAGCTCCTCAGTCAGGACGGCCTGCTACGCGCTACAGATTTCCCGGAACAGACTTTTTCTGAGTATCTTGTTGATTTTCCAATAGTCACAGCCTGGAAGAGTGACATATTGCATAAAGCCTGGAAAAATTTTCAATTACGTCATTCGTCAGCAGAGCAGGATAAATTTTTCGCAGCATTGCAGGAAAAGTATATTTGGCTGAGGGAGTATAGCCTCTTTATGGCTTTGAAAGAACGCTATGGGCAGCAAGGTTGGTGGCAATGGCCGGAAGAAATTCGTCACTGCCAACCTGAGGCCCTTGATACGGCTGAGGTGGAGCTACTGGAAACAGTACGGTATTATCAGTTTGAGCAGCACCTCTTCTATAGTCAATGGGATCGCTTGCATGCTTATGCTCAGAAAAAAGGGATTCAGCTTATAGGTGACCTTCCTATATATGTAGGACTCGACTCCACAGATGTCTGGGCGCATCAGCAGATTTTCACCCTCTCGTCAGAGACGGGATTGCCGACCCATGTTGCGGGCGTACCTCCAGATTATTTCAGTGAGACCGGCCAGCTCTGGGGAAATCCTCTCTATCGTTGGGAGAGCAGCGGAGCGGTGCATGAAGAGCTCTTCACCTGGTGGAAGCAGCGTTTGCAAGCGACCCTTTCCACTGTGGATTTGGTTCGTGTTGATCACTTCCGTGGTTTTGAGGCCTACTGGTCTGTTCCCGCTAAAGAGAAAACAGCCTTGGCTGGCTCCTGGAAAACCGGCCCTGGAATTGCTTTTTTTGAGGAGATGAAAAAACAGCTGGGGGATCTGCCAATTATTGCCGAGGATCTTGGTGTTATTACTCCGGCTGTGGAAAAACTACGCGACGATTTGGGATTTCCCGGTATGAAAATCCTGCTCTTCGCCTTTGATGGAAAGTCTGACAATGTTTATTTGCCTCATAATATGAGCCAAAATTGTGTGGTGTACACCGGCACCCATGATAACGATACAACTGTGGGTTGGTATCTGAGTGGGGAGGTGGAGGAACGAGCCAAGGAATTGGCCAGACTCTACGCAAATTGCCATCATTATGTTGATGCCTCTCATTTTCATAAGCAGATGATCTACTTGGCTCAGTCCTCGGTTGCTGCGCTTTGTATTCTTCCCATGCAGGACGTGTTGGGTTTTGGCAATGATTGTCGGATGAATAAGCCAGGAACAGCTTGTGATAATTGGTTATGGCGCTGCTCACCCCGTTTCATAACGTATGAATTAGCTTCGGAGCTAAGGAATACTACGGCGCTGTTTGGCAGGCTGCGAGAAAAAAGAAGAGAAGATAAAAAATAA
- a CDS encoding sigma-70 family RNA polymerase sigma factor: MLASIKEDLLKAGKDEGCITFSHLNELLPEDVKDPGAIEAVFDFLNAHNIEIVTVEDSGKKRTLSGEEWTGKEEFHDDDEHGTVVTSEEHESEETTTTYLREMGQFDLLTPEEEAHYSRAIREGFNAIICAIREIKVDVPEVKSLIDRIDLWERRDPTLKPKKQQLNYMRKCVEKAATRHQDQRELFELHTRLGAYNRSIETAKDCMIRANLRLVVSIAKRYMHQGLTLADLIQEGNLGLMRAVFRFDYTKGNKFSTYASWWIRQAITRAILDKTRTIRLPVHFLELRSQFFKAFYALLKELGREPTPAEISEMTDLPMDKILAILEASREPISLETPVGDDDSTLGDFLENSESESPYDTVQNRELAGRVTEVLSTLTDREEKIIRLRFGIGEKAEYTLEEIGKKFNVSRERIRQIEKKALNRLRHSSRRDKLRYFLD; this comes from the coding sequence GTGCTGGCAAGTATCAAGGAAGACCTTCTTAAGGCTGGAAAGGACGAAGGTTGCATAACCTTCAGTCATCTCAACGAATTATTACCAGAAGATGTAAAGGATCCCGGAGCCATTGAAGCAGTTTTCGATTTCCTCAATGCTCATAATATTGAGATCGTAACTGTTGAAGACTCTGGCAAAAAGAGGACCCTTTCCGGTGAGGAGTGGACCGGGAAGGAAGAATTTCATGATGACGATGAACACGGCACGGTCGTAACATCGGAAGAGCATGAATCAGAAGAAACCACAACCACCTACCTGCGGGAAATGGGCCAGTTTGACCTCTTAACCCCGGAGGAGGAAGCCCATTACTCCCGTGCTATTCGGGAGGGTTTCAATGCCATTATCTGCGCCATCCGTGAAATTAAAGTAGATGTACCTGAGGTCAAAAGCCTGATAGACAGAATTGATCTTTGGGAACGGCGTGATCCCACCTTGAAACCGAAAAAGCAGCAGCTCAACTACATGCGGAAATGCGTGGAAAAGGCTGCTACCCGGCATCAGGATCAACGCGAACTCTTCGAGTTGCATACCCGTTTAGGCGCCTATAACCGTTCTATTGAAACGGCAAAGGACTGCATGATCCGGGCAAACCTCCGCTTAGTGGTTTCTATAGCCAAGCGTTATATGCACCAAGGTCTGACCTTGGCTGATCTCATTCAGGAAGGTAACTTAGGTCTAATGCGAGCCGTTTTCCGCTTTGACTACACCAAGGGCAATAAGTTCTCTACCTATGCCTCTTGGTGGATTCGTCAGGCTATCACCCGGGCTATTTTGGACAAAACCCGGACGATCCGTTTGCCTGTCCATTTCCTGGAGCTACGGAGCCAATTCTTTAAGGCCTTCTACGCCTTGCTGAAAGAGTTGGGTCGCGAGCCGACACCGGCGGAAATCTCCGAGATGACAGACCTGCCTATGGATAAAATCCTGGCTATTCTGGAGGCATCACGGGAACCGATTTCTCTGGAGACTCCGGTGGGTGATGATGACTCCACTCTGGGAGATTTCCTGGAAAACTCGGAGTCCGAGTCTCCATACGACACAGTGCAGAATCGGGAGCTTGCAGGCCGGGTTACCGAAGTCCTCTCTACCCTGACAGACCGGGAAGAGAAGATTATCCGTCTCCGTTTCGGGATCGGAGAAAAGGCAGAGTACACCTTGGAGGAAATCGGCAAGAAATTCAACGTTTCCCGCGAGCGTATCCGCCAGATTGAGAAAAAAGCCCTCAATCGCTTACGCCATTCCAGTCGTCGCGATAAACTTCGCTATTTTCTCGACTGA
- the mqnE gene encoding aminofutalosine synthase MqnE encodes MDSLIQQAGFGDILDKVRKQERLSLEDGKRLFACPDILFLGYLANIVREQKNGNQAFFIYNQHINYSNICTNLCKFCAFGKEKNDALAYEMQIEEIKDKVRERLDEPITEIHMVGGIHPDLPYSYYLAALRGIKEVRPDVHIQAFTCVEIQHLADLSGQSVGDTLEELKDAGLGSLPGGGAEVFSPRIREITCPEKLSGEGWLNVAKTAHQHDLRTNATMLYGHIETIEERLEHLDALRRTQDETGGFLTYIPLAFHPKNTAMTEHARTTGMEDLKNIAVARLMLDNFPHIKAYWVMIGPKLAQVALSFGADDMDGTVKEEHITRMAGGENEQALGHKALIRLIKEAGRQPMERDTLYNILKRF; translated from the coding sequence ATGGACTCTCTTATACAGCAAGCCGGTTTTGGTGATATTCTTGATAAAGTACGCAAACAGGAACGCCTCTCCCTGGAGGACGGCAAACGCCTCTTTGCCTGCCCAGATATTCTGTTCCTAGGCTATCTTGCCAATATCGTACGGGAGCAGAAAAACGGCAATCAGGCTTTTTTCATTTATAATCAGCATATAAACTACTCCAATATATGCACCAACCTTTGCAAATTCTGCGCCTTTGGTAAAGAAAAAAACGATGCCTTAGCCTATGAGATGCAGATTGAAGAGATAAAGGACAAGGTACGAGAACGACTGGACGAGCCCATCACAGAGATCCATATGGTGGGCGGCATTCACCCAGACCTTCCCTACTCCTACTATTTAGCGGCACTGCGCGGAATCAAGGAAGTTCGACCGGATGTCCACATCCAGGCCTTTACCTGCGTGGAGATCCAGCATCTGGCCGATCTGAGTGGCCAGTCTGTAGGAGATACCCTGGAAGAGCTCAAAGATGCAGGCTTGGGCTCCCTGCCCGGCGGCGGCGCCGAGGTTTTCAGTCCCCGTATCCGTGAAATAACCTGCCCGGAAAAACTCAGTGGCGAGGGATGGCTCAATGTTGCCAAGACTGCACACCAACACGACCTACGCACCAATGCCACCATGCTCTACGGCCATATAGAAACCATCGAAGAACGCCTGGAGCACCTGGATGCCCTGCGTCGTACCCAGGATGAAACCGGAGGTTTCCTGACCTATATTCCCCTGGCCTTTCATCCAAAAAATACCGCCATGACTGAGCATGCCCGCACCACGGGGATGGAAGATCTAAAAAATATCGCAGTAGCCCGCCTGATGCTGGATAACTTCCCGCATATCAAGGCCTACTGGGTTATGATAGGGCCCAAGCTGGCTCAGGTTGCCCTATCCTTTGGAGCCGATGATATGGACGGGACAGTGAAAGAGGAGCATATCACTCGGATGGCTGGCGGAGAAAACGAGCAAGCCCTGGGTCACAAGGCACTGATCCGTTTGATTAAAGAGGCGGGACGTCAGCCGATGGAACGGGATACTCTCTACAATATACTGAAGAGATTTTAA
- a CDS encoding transposase, whose protein sequence is MHNKNIKRIVQKELKKNYPNWNRLNRKTKKEISRKVLAQVAGEYDFKQEISASSDELLGVEQQVQTKGIISLDQMADIVNESKNNNIMKLCGKSRFAKYIKDEELRFIDQLLDNEIINRLLAYEGYSPAMRDLFPHNMFRAELLKTIKYPEISYRKFCDKEYLGLDRKQNRAFIGLSLREKAIIDHTQLSKFRHSLTFVQQINITVYILHHFLQSGMLGDHILHGVDSTELANECKIPLASLNINGQNIRIYSDLDSDCGKRRNKRDKSVYVVGYRLHTLTAIDTETGHSFPIISLLAPANHHDSHFLSLLVDVAQAMGVEVKLVTADTAYHDNDGSLHGKTGIYVTTPPCSTVSTPDNVDTANGTVFCHNECSVPMEYAGVDEDHHEYKCAANTGECLLKGSCPQCRSISLDRGFFQRIPYHVEQIREAHDIRKNCERPFNLLKHQTGLETVRVRGQSAITVRCTFSSISLLLLKMAGTRKKEPAKKSPQLPLFKMAA, encoded by the coding sequence ATGCATAATAAAAATATCAAACGTATCGTACAAAAAGAGCTCAAGAAAAACTATCCCAATTGGAACCGTCTGAATCGAAAAACCAAAAAAGAAATCTCTCGAAAAGTTCTTGCGCAGGTCGCAGGCGAGTATGATTTTAAACAGGAGATTTCAGCCTCGTCGGATGAGCTGCTCGGCGTGGAGCAACAGGTTCAGACAAAAGGCATTATCAGCCTTGACCAGATGGCTGATATTGTCAATGAATCAAAAAATAACAATATCATGAAGCTTTGCGGAAAAAGTCGTTTCGCCAAATATATCAAAGATGAAGAACTCCGGTTTATCGACCAGCTGCTTGACAACGAAATTATCAATCGCCTGTTAGCTTATGAGGGCTATAGTCCTGCTATGCGGGACTTATTTCCTCACAACATGTTTCGTGCCGAACTGCTCAAGACGATCAAGTATCCAGAAATAAGCTACCGAAAATTCTGTGATAAAGAATACCTCGGCCTTGACCGCAAACAGAACCGCGCCTTTATCGGATTGTCATTGCGTGAAAAAGCAATTATTGACCATACTCAGCTCAGCAAATTCCGTCATTCCCTTACATTTGTCCAACAAATTAATATTACGGTGTATATTTTGCACCATTTTTTGCAGTCCGGGATGCTTGGTGACCATATTCTGCACGGAGTGGACTCTACCGAACTGGCCAATGAATGTAAAATCCCCTTGGCTTCACTAAATATCAATGGCCAAAACATACGTATTTACAGTGATCTCGATAGCGACTGTGGAAAACGACGCAACAAGCGTGACAAATCTGTATACGTAGTCGGCTATCGTCTGCATACGTTAACCGCGATTGATACTGAAACCGGTCATAGTTTTCCGATTATCTCCCTGCTTGCACCGGCAAATCACCATGACAGCCATTTTCTTTCGCTTTTGGTTGATGTGGCGCAGGCTATGGGCGTTGAGGTGAAACTGGTCACCGCCGATACTGCCTATCATGACAATGACGGATCATTGCACGGCAAAACAGGTATATACGTGACAACCCCACCCTGTTCCACAGTATCTACACCGGACAATGTTGATACCGCCAATGGCACGGTTTTCTGCCATAACGAATGTTCTGTTCCTATGGAGTATGCGGGCGTTGACGAAGATCATCACGAGTATAAATGCGCAGCAAATACAGGTGAATGCCTTCTTAAAGGAAGCTGCCCTCAATGTCGAAGCATATCATTAGACAGAGGCTTTTTCCAGCGAATACCTTACCATGTCGAGCAGATACGGGAGGCGCATGATATTCGCAAGAACTGTGAACGGCCTTTCAATCTGTTAAAGCATCAAACCGGTCTTGAAACCGTTCGGGTTCGCGGTCAGTCCGCAATCACAGTTCGATGTACGTTCAGCAGCATCTCTTTGTTATTGTTAAAAATGGCAGGAACCCGCAAAAAAGAACCTGCTAAAAAGTCACCGCAACTGCCGCTCTTCAAAATGGCAGCATAA